In one window of Vibrio sp. JC009 DNA:
- the waaA gene encoding lipid IV(A) 3-deoxy-D-manno-octulosonic acid transferase, which yields MLLRFIYTFVLTLAAPFFLFSLLKKREGKPSVGSRWKEYFGITPKPQAESAPIWIHAVSVGETIAATPIIKALKAKHPDLAIILTTTTTTGAEQAAKLGDLVEHRYMPLDFPFAIKGFLKATSPSQLLIMETELWPNTLNTVNKAGLLITVLNARLSERSCLRYQKVQPVFNQLSKNLTQILCQHADDAERFIRLGVTDEKVQVTGSVKFDISVSDDIKRKGEILRSFLGKNRPIWIAASTHQGEDEKILEAHQALLAHFPEALLVLVPRHPERFQQVEKLSAQSGLQTISRTSKQAVTPETQVYLGDTMGEMMLLLGAADICFMGGSLLGDKVGGHNLLEPAALGKALINGPSYFNFSDIANQLITANALQLCNNTSELFVTLTKLFEDRTIREQMGKAALEVVQKNRGAIKKTIDSIHI from the coding sequence ATGCTGTTAAGATTTATCTACACTTTTGTCCTTACATTAGCTGCTCCCTTCTTTCTATTTAGCTTATTAAAAAAAAGAGAAGGGAAACCTTCTGTCGGTAGCAGATGGAAGGAGTACTTTGGTATCACCCCAAAACCACAAGCTGAATCAGCACCAATCTGGATCCATGCGGTATCAGTTGGTGAAACTATCGCTGCTACACCAATCATCAAAGCGCTAAAAGCGAAACACCCTGACCTAGCCATAATTCTGACTACGACCACCACAACAGGGGCAGAACAGGCAGCTAAACTGGGTGATCTGGTTGAGCACAGATATATGCCCCTGGACTTCCCTTTTGCTATAAAGGGTTTTCTAAAAGCTACTTCACCATCCCAACTACTGATTATGGAAACGGAGCTCTGGCCAAACACCTTAAACACGGTGAATAAAGCCGGATTACTTATTACCGTTCTAAATGCCAGGCTTTCAGAACGTTCATGCCTGCGCTACCAGAAAGTCCAGCCCGTGTTTAATCAGTTATCCAAAAATCTGACTCAGATACTCTGTCAGCACGCAGATGATGCCGAGCGTTTTATCAGGCTTGGAGTAACAGATGAGAAGGTGCAGGTTACCGGCTCAGTTAAATTCGACATTAGTGTTAGCGATGATATTAAACGCAAAGGAGAAATCTTAAGAAGCTTTCTTGGTAAGAATCGGCCCATCTGGATTGCCGCAAGCACACACCAGGGTGAAGATGAAAAGATATTGGAGGCACACCAGGCTTTGCTCGCACATTTCCCTGAAGCACTTCTTGTTTTAGTTCCAAGGCATCCTGAACGTTTTCAGCAAGTTGAGAAGCTATCAGCACAATCAGGACTCCAAACAATTTCCCGTACAAGCAAGCAAGCAGTTACCCCTGAAACTCAGGTTTACCTGGGAGATACAATGGGAGAAATGATGCTGCTTTTAGGCGCAGCTGACATCTGCTTTATGGGTGGCAGCCTTCTGGGAGACAAAGTTGGAGGGCACAATCTTCTGGAGCCAGCAGCACTGGGCAAAGCATTGATTAACGGCCCAAGCTACTTCAACTTTTCTGATATTGCTAACCAGCTCATAACAGCAAATGCGTTACAGCTGTGCAACAACACATCCGAGCTTTTTGTTACTCTGACAAAGCTATTTGAAGACCGAACTATAAGAGAGCAAATGGGCAAAGCAGCATTGGAGGTCGTACAGAAAAACCGCGGTGCTATTAAAAAAACTATCGATAGCATTCACATATAA
- a CDS encoding glycosyltransferase — MNKTLIVISNRLTRLFGNIFKMLSYPFHWILPKQRFAIPEYSKAKVVAATSTRIPKTIWQTNFSNQSTLPVYLNYLFNRFRSLDFDYRYVSTEEREEYIKQNASERVYNAYMQLKDGASQADFWRLITLNNEGGIYMDIDATLVRKLNKIIGPEDDAVYVTLKKNNHYTNFFLASAPNNPVYKEAIDNIVKNIEDRRIDKGVYGMTGPGVLTEILETKDVKSFDRKYVCIQGAFTNEHFQYLDRPRTKWTHKKPEDLLK; from the coding sequence ATGAACAAAACCCTGATTGTCATCTCGAACCGGCTAACCCGACTTTTTGGCAACATTTTCAAAATGTTGTCGTACCCTTTTCACTGGATTCTTCCAAAGCAAAGGTTTGCAATACCCGAGTATTCTAAGGCTAAAGTCGTCGCTGCAACATCAACACGCATTCCAAAAACAATATGGCAGACGAATTTCTCTAACCAGAGCACTCTTCCTGTATACCTTAACTATCTTTTCAACAGATTTCGATCTCTGGACTTTGACTACAGGTATGTCAGCACGGAAGAGCGGGAGGAATACATAAAGCAGAACGCAAGCGAAAGGGTATACAACGCCTACATGCAGCTTAAAGATGGCGCTTCACAGGCAGACTTTTGGCGACTGATCACCCTTAACAATGAAGGCGGTATTTATATGGATATCGATGCAACATTGGTAAGAAAGCTAAACAAGATCATTGGCCCTGAAGACGACGCCGTCTACGTTACACTTAAGAAAAATAATCACTACACAAACTTTTTCCTGGCATCGGCACCTAACAATCCCGTTTATAAAGAGGCCATCGATAATATCGTAAAAAATATTGAAGACAGAAGAATAGATAAAGGTGTTTATGGAATGACAGGTCCAGGGGTTCTGACTGAAATACTAGAGACCAAGGACGTAAAATCATTTGACCGTAAATACGTCTGTATTCAGGGGGCATTTACTAACGAGCACTTCCAGTATCTGGACAGGCCTCGTACTAAATGGACACATAAAAAACCTGAAGATCTTCTGAAGTAA